In Sphingomonas sp. BGYR3, the genomic stretch GGAGTCCTCGGCTGCCGGGGGCGCGGCGGTTTCGGCGACCAGCATGTCGCCATTGGGCAGGCGATAGAGCCAGCGCGGATGATCCAGCCCCGCGGCATAGCGTTCCACCTTCAGCCCCGGCGCGGCGACCGGCATCGCGCCATCGGGCCAGCCGACCGCCTTTGCCACGCGAACCGTGGGGATCGTCTGGCTGCGCGGCGGGGTGATCCGGGGCTGGGTGCCCATCACATCGGCCAGCGCGAGCCGCGCCGTGTCGGGCCACAGGACCCAGGTGGCGGCGCCGATGCCGGCAACGGCAATCAGCCCCAGGGGAAGAAGCGCTTTTCTGAACTTGGCCATGGCGTTGCAGATAGGACAGCCGCACGCCATGGCCAAGGCCCGGCGGGCGATGATCGGGCGGTTATTCGTCCGCCAGCGCCTCGACCGTTTCCAGCGGGGGATGAAGGCGCAGGCGCGTCACCCGCCGCTGATCGGCCTCCACCACCTCAAGACACCATCCGCTGTCGTGGATCACCCGTTCGCCCGGATGGGGCACATGGCCGGCCAGGACGATGGCAAGCCCGCCCAGCGTTTCCACATCCTCGTCCACCTCGGCCAGGCGCGCATCGACGCGCTCGCCCACATCCTCCAGCTCGGCACGGCCATCGGCTTCCCACGCGCCATCATCGATGGGGATCAACAGCTCGGTCGGCGCCTCGTCATGCTCGTCCTCGATCTCGCCGACGATTTCCTCGACCAGATCCTCGATCGTCACCAGCCCCTCGGTCCCGGTATATTCGTCGAGCACGATGGCAAGGTGCGTGTGGCTGGACTGCATCCGGGCGAGCAGGTCGAGCACGCCCATGGATTGCGGCACGTAAAGCGGCTGGCGGATCAGGCCCTTGATCGTGTCGGGCCGGGGCGCGGTGCCCGCCAGGATGCCGAACACATCCTTCATGTGCACCATGCCGATCACCGCATCCAGATTGTCGCGATAAACGGGCAGGCGGCTGTGCCGCGCCTCGGCAAACAGGGCGACGACCTGATCGAAGGGGGTGTTTTCCTCGACCGCCGTCATGTCCGCGCGCGGCACGCCGACATCGCCGGCATCGCGCTCGCCGAAATGAAGGAGGTTGCGCAGCATCTGCCGTTCGATGGGGGCCAGATCGCCGGCCAGCGGGGCTTCGTCCTCCGCCTCATGCTCGACAATCGCCGCCTCGATCCGGGTGCGCAGCGTTTCGGAATGTTCGTTGCCGAACAGCAGGGCGCGCAGGCCCCGCCAGATACTTCCGCCGTCGCCGGTGTCGCCTTGCTGGCTGGACGTGCTGCTACTGGGGCCCTCTGGCATGGTGGTCGTCAATCCTCGCGAACGGGGTAGGGATCGTGCAGGCCGAGCGCGGCAAGCGCATCGCGCTCGATCGCTTCCATGGCCTCCGCTTCCGCGTCCCCCAGATGATCATAGCCCAATAAATGCAGGCAACCATGAACGATCAAGTGGCTTGCGTGATCCTGAAGCGAAATTTCCCGCTCCGCCGCCTCTGCCGCGCAGACGCCGTGCGCGAGGACGATGTCGCCCAGCAGCACTTCGCCATCGTCGCTGTTCTGCGTGACCGTGTCGAGCAGATCGGGCTGGATCATCGGAAAGGACAGGACGTTGGTCGGCTTGTCCTTTTGCCGATAGTCGCGGTTGAGCGCGTGCACCTCGTCATCGCTGGTCAGGCGGATGGCCAGTTCGACCATCTGCGGCGCGCCACGCCAATCGGCATAGGGCGTGCGCGTGATCGCCGCATCGACCGCACGAACGGCCAGCGTTTCCCAATCGCCCTGAGGCCAGGGTTCCTCGACAATGACGGCGCTATCCAGCATCCTGGCCCTCATACTTCTCGACGATGCGGCCGACAATCGGGTGTCGGACGACATCGCCGATGCCGAAGCGGACCATGGACAGGCCCTCCACGCCCTCAAGCCGGTCGACCGCATCGTTGAGGCCGGAGGCGCGGGTGCCGCCGGGAAGGTCGGTCTGATTGGGGTCGCCGCACACCACCATGCGGCTGTTCTGGCCGAACCGCGTCAGGAACATCTTCATCTGCATCGGCGTCGTGTTCTGCGCCTCGTCCAGGATGACGAAGGCGTCGGCAAGGGTGCGGCCGCGCATGAAGGCGATGGGCGCAATCTCGATCTCGCCGCTCGCGATGCGCCGTTCGACCTGTTCCGCCGGCAGGCAGTCGTTGAGCGCGTCATAGAGCGGGCGCAGATAGGGATCGACCTTGTCCTTCATGTCGCCGGGCAGAAAGCCCAGCTTTTCACCCGCCTCCACCGCCGGGCGGGACAGGATCAGGCGCTGCACGCTGCCGGTGATCAGCTGGCTGACCGCCTGTGCCACCGCGATATAGGTCTTGCCGGTGCCCGCCGGGCCAAGCGCGAAGATGATGTCGTTGCGGGTCAGCTCGCGCATGTAATGCGCCTGGGTCAGGCTGCGCGGAACAATGGTCTTCTTGCGCGTGCGGATCATGATCGGCGGTGCGCCGTCCATATCCTGACGAATGATGCCGTTCAGCGTCGGCTGGTTCGACATGGCGATGACGGCTTCGATCAGGCCGGTGTCCACCGCCTCGCCCCGGATGACGCGGGCCTGCAGTTCCAGCAGCACCTCGCGCGCCTGAGCCACCGAATCGGCCGTCCCCTCGATCCCCACCCGGTCGCCGCGCGCGGTGATATAGACGCCCAGCCGCTCCTCCAGCGCCAGAAGGTTGGCATCGAATTCGCCGAACAGGCGGGGCAGCAACTGGGGCCGGTCGAACACGACCTCGACACGGCTGCGTTCACCGGGCTGGGCTGGGACGGGCTTTCTGCTCATGCGGTCCTTTCAACGGATGAAGCGGCGGATTGGATGCACGGGGCGACAGGCCGGCAGCGAACGGGCGCGCGATCACCGGGATGGCGGGGAGAGGGGACCGCAAGGGAGCGGAGTCGCTTCATGCGCCGACGAATGTGGCAGAAGGCGCGCCCGCTGGACAGGATTTTATTGCCCGCCCCGGCCCAACCGGCCGGGGCGGGGCAGGGCGTCAGGCCGCCTGCTTCATCGAGGCGATGTCGATGACGAAGCGGTATTTGACGTCGCTTTTCACCATGCGATCATAGGCGGTGTTGATTTCCGCCATGTCGATCATCTCGATATCCGAGGTGAGGCCATGCTGATGACAGAAATCCAGCATCTCCTGCGTCTCTGCAATGCCGCCGATCAGCGATCCCGCCAGCGCGCGGCGGGCAAAGACCAGCGTGCCGATGTTGAGCGCCGGGTGCGGATGTTCCGGCACGCCGACCAGCACCATCGTGCCGTCCCGCTTGAGGCAGGCGAGCAGCGGATCCAGGTCGTGGCTGGCCGCGACGGTGTTGAGGATGAGGTCGAAGGTGCCGGCCTGTGCCGCCATCTGATCCGCGTCCTTCGACACGATCAGGTCGGTCGCGCCAAGCCGCAGCGCATCGTCGCGCTTGCCGGGCGAGGTCGAAAAGACGTGCACTT encodes the following:
- a CDS encoding hemolysin family protein, producing MPEGPSSSTSSQQGDTGDGGSIWRGLRALLFGNEHSETLRTRIEAAIVEHEAEDEAPLAGDLAPIERQMLRNLLHFGERDAGDVGVPRADMTAVEENTPFDQVVALFAEARHSRLPVYRDNLDAVIGMVHMKDVFGILAGTAPRPDTIKGLIRQPLYVPQSMGVLDLLARMQSSHTHLAIVLDEYTGTEGLVTIEDLVEEIVGEIEDEHDEAPTELLIPIDDGAWEADGRAELEDVGERVDARLAEVDEDVETLGGLAIVLAGHVPHPGERVIHDSGWCLEVVEADQRRVTRLRLHPPLETVEALADE
- the ybeY gene encoding rRNA maturation RNase YbeY, with the protein product MLDSAVIVEEPWPQGDWETLAVRAVDAAITRTPYADWRGAPQMVELAIRLTSDDEVHALNRDYRQKDKPTNVLSFPMIQPDLLDTVTQNSDDGEVLLGDIVLAHGVCAAEAAEREISLQDHASHLIVHGCLHLLGYDHLGDAEAEAMEAIERDALAALGLHDPYPVRED
- a CDS encoding PhoH family protein, producing the protein MSRKPVPAQPGERSRVEVVFDRPQLLPRLFGEFDANLLALEERLGVYITARGDRVGIEGTADSVAQAREVLLELQARVIRGEAVDTGLIEAVIAMSNQPTLNGIIRQDMDGAPPIMIRTRKKTIVPRSLTQAHYMRELTRNDIIFALGPAGTGKTYIAVAQAVSQLITGSVQRLILSRPAVEAGEKLGFLPGDMKDKVDPYLRPLYDALNDCLPAEQVERRIASGEIEIAPIAFMRGRTLADAFVILDEAQNTTPMQMKMFLTRFGQNSRMVVCGDPNQTDLPGGTRASGLNDAVDRLEGVEGLSMVRFGIGDVVRHPIVGRIVEKYEGQDAG